CCAAGGAAAATTTACCGAAAATTCGGCATAACCTCCCTTAAAAATTGACAACCCTTCCTAGAAATACCTACATACATTTCAAAATAATCAATCTATAATCCTTTACTCCTAGAGCCTTCGTGCTCCCCAAATCACAACACCACCCAAAATTTACTAATCTAAACAAATCTCATATCCAACCATTTATAGGTTCAGAGCAACTCTAATAGGAAGAAAGGAAACAAAATAAATTAACAAGCGATGACTATGCCTCATCTCCATGTACGCCCGACCTCAACTAAGCTAACCTGCAAGCTGGGCATTTTTAAAACGAAAGGCCCAGGGGAAAACATTTGAACACGTTAGAGTGAGTGGACAAAAATAAATTTGAAAAAAAATAAATCTTTATGCTTTCCCGATTTAACTTCTGTGGAAAAACAATTAACGGCATGCAACAAGCTCAAAAGCTTTTAAAAATTACCGAAACGTGACTAGCCGCGCTAGTCCCAACACTTCATAAAAATAAGAGCCTCTCAGGCTAAAATAAAATATGTATGTATTACATTCGTCATATCCCTTGTATGAATTTTCTTGAAACAACAAAGACAAATAGAAAATTCATACAAGGCTACGATGTTTGCGTCTAACGCTCACGTCGCACCATAATAACATTTTACCTCATTATGGTGGAAAAGACGGTGAATATATATATACGCGCATATCCCCTATTTAAATTTTTATATTTATATAGGGCTACGACGATTACGTCTAACGCTCACGTCGTACCATAATGGAATTTTTACCTCAGTATGGTGGAAAAACACGTATAGCTAGCTAGCATTTCTTCATATACATATTATTATCATAATCATCCAAATATGGATATATATATATATATATATATATACTCACCGAAATTCTCAATTTTGGTTATTCTCCAACAACATAAATTATTTTGCATGCACATTATTTAAAACAAAAGTCCACTCACAACTTTAGGCCTAAGCCTGATGTCGATCCGAGGTCTCTTCTGCTTGAGCCTCCTCACGTCCTGTTTCCAAATGTAAAATTAATTTCCCAACTAAAAATCCAATATTTAAACAAAATAGGCAAAATTAACCGAGAGCCATACTCACGCTCATCATTGCCTAACTTTGATACGGTCCACACCTCAACACTAAAACCAGCAGCCTTAACTACACCCTTCCACATATTATACGACTTTAATCCAACGGCCAGATTCTACCTTATTAATCCGTCAAAATTACCAAACTTCGAAAATTCACAAACCCATCCAAAACTTCCATAATTCACATGAATAAACTCCCTTTAATATTCTACATTTAAAACCATAAAAATCTCCCAAACAGCGACGGCCGGAGGTCGACTCCAGCAACCTCCAATGCCTATGAAATTTTGACAGCATCTTCCTCTCAACCCCCCTCTTCAACTTTCCTAACTAGCACAAACATCAATTCCAAGCCTAACTAGGGTAATTGACTAAAAATAGCAAAAGAGCCCTAGAAATTTCAACTCCATATTTCTCCTCACCTGAAGCGAACCGGAGTGAGTTCTTTTAGGGGAAGGCCACTGGGTTGAAGACCTTTAAAACCATATAAAGCTTGCTCGGATTGGTGGCCGGAGGAGGAAGTTCCGGCGATGGAGGACTTTGGGCAGTCGGACCTTTCGGGCCCGATATCTCTCTCACGGCGGCGCTAGGGAGCCTCTCACCGGTCCAGGAAGGAAGCTAGGTCGACGGCCGACTGTTTGGGACCGGTGCTGCGGCGAACGATGGGCCGGACGAGCTGTTGCAAGCCGGCGGGTCGGGGACGGGTCGAGGACAACTCGGGGGAGAGGGAGAGAGTCCGGGAGAGGGAGAAAAGAAAATGGGTTGGGCTTTCCAACCGGTTCCACCATCCCAAATCATTTAAACCCAACATCAAAATAACACCACAAAATAAACACCCCAATAAAAATTACCTTTTACTAGCCAAAATTATCATTTTTACCGTCGTTACATTTTTCTCCTACGAATAATCCTCCGAAATAATCGTCCCTTAAAACCCCTCTAGAGACCAAATAAACTATAACCTCATTGACGGAGACGGTAAAATTCTTATTAAATACCAAGCTAGTAAATAAGGTAAAAATTTACGGGTTGGGATGTGACATATTCTCTGGGCGAACCCCCTCTTTAAGGAACTCGATGATAGGGTCCATCCACGTGGGCTCCCTGGGGCCAACGGTGATGGCGAATATCTCCGAGATCGTTTTGCTGATGCTGGGCCTATCCAGGATCTCGACCTTGACCTTCTTGCGCCCTTTTTGACGGGTGCCAGTGGCAAGTCTTGCTAACGCATGAGCGTTACTATTTTCCTTCCTGGGGATCTGAGTGACCGTTGCAGATTCAAACCTGCTCAGGAAAGCCTTTGCCAATACCTGATAGGAGTTCAGATGCGGTTCCTTGGCCTCAAAGGTGCCGCTGACCTGGTTCACCACTAGCTGTGAGTCGCTGAATACCTGCACACTCTTGACCCCTATCTCTTGTGCCAGCTGCAGTCCCCTGATCAATGCTTCGTACTCGGCCGCGTTGTTGGATGTGGAGAATTTGAACTCCAAGGCGTACTTGTATTTGAACTCGTCCGGGCTGACCAGTATTATTCCCGCTCCACTCTTATCTTTAGTTACAGAGCCATCTACGTACAACTTCCAACCCGGCTCAACACTCCGGGGGGCCACCGTTACCTCATTCTCAATCTCAGGGTACTCCTCGTGTTCCTTCATGGGGGTTAGCTCCGAGATGAAATCTGCAGCCGCTTGCCTTTTGATGGCTACTCTTGGCATGTAGTGTATGTCGAACTCACCCAACTCTATCGCCCATTTGGCCAATCTCTCGCTCGCCTCTGGTTTCTGGGGAACGTGCCGGAGAGGGCAGTTGGTGAATAAGGTGATAGAATGCGCTTGGAAGTAGTGTCGTAGCTTTCGGGCAGTTACAATGAGTGCCAGAGCCAACTTTTCAAGGTCCGGGTACCTACTTTCTGCCAAAGTGTAACCTTTGCCCACGTAATACACAGGGAGCTCAATGACATCATCTTTCCTAATCAGGGCTGAGCTTACTACTGTATCTGACGCAGCTAAATAAAGGTATAACATTTCTCCGGGAATCGGCTTTGAAAGCATTGGTACCAATGCCAGATACTCTTTGATTTTCCTGAAAGCCTCCTGCTCGGGTCCCCAATTGATTAGCTTGCAGTGCTGACTCTTCAACAGTTTAAAGAACGGGGCACACTTGTCCGTGAGTCAAAAGACAAACCTAGCGAGGGCCGCTATCTTGCCCGTCAGGGACTGCACATCACTCTTGATCCTTGGGACCTCCATATCCAGTATAGCCTGGACTTTCTCCGGGTTCGCTTCGATCCCTTGCCTGCTGATCACGTGGCCCAGGAACATCCCTTTAACAACTCCAAACAAGCACTTGTCTGGATTTAGCCTCATGCTGTACGTTAGGATAATGTCAAAGACTGCTTGCAAGTCGCTTACATGTTTGACCGCGGTAAGACTTTTCACCAACATGTCATCCACGTGCACCTCCATGGTTACTCCCAG
The window above is part of the Fragaria vesca subsp. vesca linkage group LG2, FraVesHawaii_1.0, whole genome shotgun sequence genome. Proteins encoded here:
- the LOC101304540 gene encoding uncharacterized protein LOC101304540, producing the protein MLSKPIPGEMLYLYLAASDTVVSSALIRKDDVIELPVYYVGKGYTLAESRYPDLEKLALALIVTARKLRHYFQAHSITLFTNCPLRHVPQKPEASERLAKWAIELGEFDIHYMPRVAIKRQAAADFISELTPMKEHEEYPEIENEVTVAPRSVEPGWKLYVDGSVTKDKSGAGIILVSPDEFKYKYALEFKFSTSNNAAEYEALIRGLQLAQEIGVKSVQVFSDSQLVVNQVSGTFEAKEPHLNSYQVLAKAFLSRFESATVTQIPRKENSNAHALARLATGTRQKGRKKVKVEILDRPSISKTISEIFAITVGPREPTWMDPIIEFLKEGVRPENMSHPNP